A window of Micromonospora eburnea genomic DNA:
GACCCCGAGCACACCGTCGCCCACATGATCGCCTGGTTGAACGCCGAGCTGATGAAGAATGCCGCCGAGATCGGCCAACTCCGGTTGCTACGACACGCGTGCGGGCAGGCGGACGCTTCGCCCGCGAGGTCGTCCACCCGTCGCTGACCGCAGCCGGTCGCAGGCGGTTCAACCGAGCCGGTCGAGCACCTCACCGGTGGTGATGACCTCACCGAAGCGGGGCAGGACCACCGTCAGCGCATGCTCGTGCTCGGCGGCCGTCATGCCGCTCATCGCGTCCGCGGCGAAGATGACCTCAAATCCGTGATCGGATGCGGCGCGAGCGGTGGACTCCACGCCCATCGTCGTCGCGAGCCCGGTCATGACCACTGTGCTCACGCCGCGCTCCCGCAGCCGATCGGCCAGGCCCGTGCCGTAGAACGCGCCGACGGTGTGCTTCACCACGGCGATGTCGCCGGGCTGCGGCTCCATCTCCGGGACGAACCCGCTGCCGGGCGGCTGCTCGGCGACGTTGGGCCGATCCACGCGGACCAGCACCACAGTGCCGCCTGCCTGGCGGAACGCTGTCACCAGGCGACTCGCTCGGGCCACCACGTCGGCGCCCTTGTGCGGGCCCATGTCCTGCTCGACAATTCGCGGCATCAGGTCGACGACGATCAGCGCGGTGCGTTCGGCGACAATATTCTTGGTAAGGGGTGAGGCCACGCCGAGAACCTAACATCCCGCGCGTGGTGCCCGCCGAACGTGTGGTCGGCGGGCACCTGAGGCGGTGATCGGGCATCAACCGGCGCAGCAGCCGCCGGTCTGGCCGTCGCCAGCGGCGTCGAGGGTGACCAGGGCCAGCGGCGCGGACAGCAGTCCACCGGAGATGCCGGTCGCCAGGCCCCGGCCGGCAGCCGCGGTGGTCGGGGCGGGCTCGCAGCAGCCGCCGCTGCCGGTGGAGTCGACGGGGTTGCTGTTGCACACGCCGGTTTCGGGCAGGTCGAGCTGGACGTCGCGGGCGGCGGCCCAGTCGCCGGCGAGAGCGGCGACGACGGAGCGGACCTGCTCGTAGCCGGTGGCCATGAGGAAGGTGGGCGCGCGGCCGTAGCTCTTCATACCGACGGCGTAGTAGCCGGGCTCAGGGTGGGCGAGTTCGTCCACGCCGTGCGGGGGCACCGTGCCGCAGGAGTGCTCGTTGGGGTCGATCAGTGGAGCGAGCGCGCGGGTAGCGCCCATGATCGGGTCGAGGTCCAGGCGCAGTTCGGCGGCGATGGCATGGTCGGGGCGGAAGCCGGTGGCCGCAACAATCCGGTCGACGGTGATGGACTCGTTGGTGCCGTCAACGTGGCGGACGACGACGGCGACTCGGCCGTCGGTCGGGGTGAGCGCGTGGACGGAGAAGCCCGTGAGCAGCCGGACCCGACCGGAATCCACATGGTCACGCAGCCGGGAGCCCAGCGCCCCACGCGCCGGGAGGGCGTCGGCCTCGCCGCCGCCATAGGTGCGAGCCGGGGACGCGGAGCGAATGGCCCAGGTCACCTCGGTTCCGGGCGTCTCGGTGGCAAGTTCGGCCAGGGAGAGCAGGGTGTTGGCGGCCGAGTGGCCGGCGCCGACAACCAGGGTGTGCCGGCCGGCGAAGCTGTCCCGGTCGGCGCCGAGCACGTCCGGCAGGGCGTGCTCCAGGAAGGCGCCGGCCTCCTTTTCGCCCCGTGCCGGGAGGCCGGAGGCGCCGAGGACGTTGGGGGTGCCCCAGGTGCCGGAGGCGTCGATGACCGCGCGGGCCAGGAGTTCTTCGCCGCCGGCGAGGCGGATCAGAAACGGGGCCTGCTCGCGGCCGGCGGTACGCAGCCGGTCGAAGCCGAGGCGGCTGATCGCCTCGACCCGGGCACGGTAGCGCAGGTGCGGTTTGAGCTGGGGCAGCTCGGCGAGCGGCCGCAGGTAGTCGGCGACGAGGTCGGCGCCGGTGGGCAGGGCCTCGAGGTCGGGGGCGACCCAGCCGGCGTCGTCGAGCAGGCGTCGGGCAGCGGGGTCGATGTTGTACCGCCACGGGGAGAACACCCGCACGTGCCCCCACTGCCCTACCGCCGCGCCCGCGGCGTCCCCGGCCTCCAGGACAAGGAAGGGCAGGCCACGCTCGTGTAGGTGGGCGGCGGCAGCCAGACCCACCGGGCCCGCGCCGACCACCACGACGGGCAACTCGTCCAGGACACTCATCGATAACTCCTCTGGGTTGAAAACTGTCGAATCAAGAAGGTGCGGATGTGCTGCGGCAGGCGGAACCGCAGTGGCTCAGTCGATGACGGGGCTGCGGCGCTCCAGCAGGACGACATCACGCCATCGGCCGTGGTGCCGCCCGACCCGCTCGCGGGTGCCGACGACCCGGAAGCCGGCGCGCTGGTGCAGAGCCAGGCTGGCGGTGTTCTCCGGGAAGACACCGGACTGGATGGTCCAGATCCCGGCCCGCTCGGTCGAGGCGATGAGCGTGTCCAGCAGGAGCCGGGCCACGCCACGGCCCCGGGCCGCCGGGTCGACGTAGACGGAGTGCTCGACCACCCCGGCGTAGACGGCGCGGGTCGAGGTGGGCGAGACGGCGACCCAGCCGAGCACGACATCGTCGCCGTCGACGGCGACGAAGCGATGGTCGTGCAGCTTGCCGGCGTCGAACACCGCCCAGGTGGGGGCGGTGGTTTCGAAGCTGGCGTCACCGCCGTCGAGGCCGGCCTGGTAGATGGCGAGCACCCGGGCGGCGTCGTCCCCGGTCATGGGGCGGACGGTGAGGTCGGCCATCAGCCGGCTCCGTTCGGGTGGGGGGCCGGGCGGCCCATGACGACATCGGCTGCCGACGTAGGTCTGGGCGGTGCCCCGCCCATCCCGGCCGGCGCCGACCGCGTGCGGCGGATGGAGCCGAGCATGCTCGTCCTCATTTCCTCAGTACGCCTGTCTTGACGTCTGTCGAATCAAACAGTTGCACGCTGATTAGAGGGATGTCAACCTAGAGGCATGTCGAACCAACCCGCGCCGCTTCCCGTCGTCGACCTCAACGCCGACGTGCCGTGCTGCCCTCCGCTGGCCCAGCGTCGGGTGCCGGCCGAGGCGGCCGCGGTGCTGGCGCCCGCGTTCAAGGCCCTGGGTGATCCGGTACGGCTACAGCTGATGTCGATGATCGCCTCTGCCGAGGGCGGGGAAGCCTGCGTGTGCGACCTGACGCCGGCGTTCGACCTGACCGGGCCGACGATCTCCCACCACCTCAGAACGCTGCGCGAGGCGGGCCTGGTGGACGCCGAGCGGCGGGGCACCTGGGTCTACTACCGGGCCCGACCGCAGATCCTGCGCCAGCTCGCCGCCCTGCTGTCGATCGAGCCGGCAGCCGCGTCCCGGGCCTGACCCGCTCCCCCGTCACCGCTGCCCACCGCCGGCGGCTCGTTGCGCCGGCGACGTCGACGGCAGGTGACCGGAGGGGGCGTGAGGCTTCTGGCGGAGTCCACGAGGACGGCAGTGTGCGGCGAGGGCGGCCATGACGTGCGCAGCGTCGCGCCCCACGCCGCGCAGGGTGTTCGAGGCGAAGGATCGCTGGAACTCCAGACCCAGGTAGACCAGGCCGGGATGCGTCGAGGAGATCCCGCCGACCTGCTGCGGCATGCCGCGGTCGAGGGTGGCAAGGGGTGCGAGGTAGTCGACGTCGGGGCGGTAGCCGGTGGCGAAGATGACCGCGTCGACCGCCTCGGTGGTGCCGTCGCTCCAGACGACACCGTCGGCGGTGAAGCGGGTGAACATGTCTCGCCGGTCAAGCTCGCCCGAGGTGATGGCGTCGCGGTAGCGGCCGGCGTCGATCACGGCGGCGTGCCGGACGAGACGGGTGACGACCGCGCGCGGGAGGCGATCGGCGCCGGTGACGCGCAGCCAGTGGTGCAGGTCCCGGCCTCGGATACGCTGTGGCAGGAACCGGACCGGTTCGCGGGTCGCCAGGGTCACCCGGGCGTGCGTGTTGAGTTCGTAGGCGACCTGGACGGCGGAGTTGCCGGCGCCCACGACGACGACGCGCTTGCCGGCGTACGCGTCGGGGCGGCGGTAGCGGGCGACGTGCCGCAGGTCGCCGCCGTACTCGCCCTGTCCCGGCAACGTCGGCAGGTACGGGTTGCCGAAGGAGCCGGTGGCGGCAACAACCCCGATCCCGCCCAGCTCATCGCCACTGTCGGTATGCACGAGGTATCCCCCGGTCGGCCGGGCGTGCACGGCGACCACCCGGGTGCGGGTGCGGACCTCGACGTCAAGGGCGTCGACGTAGCGGCGCAGGTAGGCGGTGACCTCGTCACGGTGCGGGTAGCGGTCCGGGTCGCCGTCGAAGGGCATGCCGGGCAGTGCGCTGTAGCGGGCGGGTGAGAAGAGGGTGAGGCTGTCGTAGTAGCGCGGCCACGAGCCGACCGGTTCGACGCCGGCGTCCAGGACGACGGGGCGCAGACCGGCGTTCAGGGCGGCGCGGGCGGCGGCGAGGCCGGACTGGCCGCCGCCAATGATGATCACGGAGTTGGCTTGAGCAGGCACCCTCTGATCATATCGTCATTTTGTTGAATGACAATATGATGATGGCGAGGAAGGGTGTGACCATGAGCCAGACCCCCGACGATCAGCCGCCCGGACCACAGGGCGCCACTCCAGCCCTCGCGCCGCAGACGCAGGAGTTCCTCAAGGCCCTCGGCAGTCCCACCCGCCAGCGCATCATGATGCTGTTCGCCCGCGGCGCCGAGATGTCCGTGGGCGAGGTGGCGGAGCGGGTCGGCATCAGCCAGGCCACCGCGTCACAGCAGTTGGCCCTGCTGCGACGCGGCGGCGTGGTCACCTCGCGCCGGGACGGCAAGACGGTGTTCTACCGGGCAGACCGTGACGGCACCCTGGCCGCCCTGTCGGATCTGCAGTCC
This region includes:
- a CDS encoding FAD-dependent oxidoreductase, whose translation is MSVLDELPVVVVGAGPVGLAAAAHLHERGLPFLVLEAGDAAGAAVGQWGHVRVFSPWRYNIDPAARRLLDDAGWVAPDLEALPTGADLVADYLRPLAELPQLKPHLRYRARVEAISRLGFDRLRTAGREQAPFLIRLAGGEELLARAVIDASGTWGTPNVLGASGLPARGEKEAGAFLEHALPDVLGADRDSFAGRHTLVVGAGHSAANTLLSLAELATETPGTEVTWAIRSASPARTYGGGEADALPARGALGSRLRDHVDSGRVRLLTGFSVHALTPTDGRVAVVVRHVDGTNESITVDRIVAATGFRPDHAIAAELRLDLDPIMGATRALAPLIDPNEHSCGTVPPHGVDELAHPEPGYYAVGMKSYGRAPTFLMATGYEQVRSVVAALAGDWAAARDVQLDLPETGVCNSNPVDSTGSGGCCEPAPTTAAAGRGLATGISGGLLSAPLALVTLDAAGDGQTGGCCAG
- a CDS encoding ArsR/SmtB family transcription factor, yielding MSNQPAPLPVVDLNADVPCCPPLAQRRVPAEAAAVLAPAFKALGDPVRLQLMSMIASAEGGEACVCDLTPAFDLTGPTISHHLRTLREAGLVDAERRGTWVYYRARPQILRQLAALLSIEPAAASRA
- a CDS encoding flavin-containing monooxygenase; the encoded protein is MPAQANSVIIIGGGQSGLAAARAALNAGLRPVVLDAGVEPVGSWPRYYDSLTLFSPARYSALPGMPFDGDPDRYPHRDEVTAYLRRYVDALDVEVRTRTRVVAVHARPTGGYLVHTDSGDELGGIGVVAATGSFGNPYLPTLPGQGEYGGDLRHVARYRRPDAYAGKRVVVVGAGNSAVQVAYELNTHARVTLATREPVRFLPQRIRGRDLHHWLRVTGADRLPRAVVTRLVRHAAVIDAGRYRDAITSGELDRRDMFTRFTADGVVWSDGTTEAVDAVIFATGYRPDVDYLAPLATLDRGMPQQVGGISSTHPGLVYLGLEFQRSFASNTLRGVGRDAAHVMAALAAHCRPRGLRQKPHAPSGHLPSTSPAQRAAGGGQR
- a CDS encoding isochorismatase family protein, with product MASPLTKNIVAERTALIVVDLMPRIVEQDMGPHKGADVVARASRLVTAFRQAGGTVVLVRVDRPNVAEQPPGSGFVPEMEPQPGDIAVVKHTVGAFYGTGLADRLRERGVSTVVMTGLATTMGVESTARAASDHGFEVIFAADAMSGMTAAEHEHALTVVLPRFGEVITTGEVLDRLG
- a CDS encoding ArsR/SmtB family transcription factor — encoded protein: MSQTPDDQPPGPQGATPALAPQTQEFLKALGSPTRQRIMMLFARGAEMSVGEVAERVGISQATASQQLALLRRGGVVTSRRDGKTVFYRADRDGTLAALSDLQSYLTTCC
- a CDS encoding GNAT family N-acetyltransferase, with the translated sequence MADLTVRPMTGDDAARVLAIYQAGLDGGDASFETTAPTWAVFDAGKLHDHRFVAVDGDDVVLGWVAVSPTSTRAVYAGVVEHSVYVDPAARGRGVARLLLDTLIASTERAGIWTIQSGVFPENTASLALHQRAGFRVVGTRERVGRHHGRWRDVVLLERRSPVID